The proteins below are encoded in one region of Candidatus Flexicrinis proximus:
- the aceB gene encoding malate synthase A, with product MSEDPGASLVVSAPHNEFNREFLTPDALNFLTLLVSTFSARRDALLEARHERQSRFDAGENPDFLPETAHIRADPSWRVVEPVPDLMDRRVEITGPTDRKMVINALNSGAYCFMADFEDSNTPTWENMIEGQANLRDAIRRTIRFVSEEGKRYALNNQTATLIVRTRGWHLDERHVTYEGRPIPAALFDFGLYFFHNAKILLQRGSGPYFYLPKLQSHLEARLWNDIFVLAEDALGVPQSSIRATVLIETLPAAFEAEEILYELRDHSAGLNCGRWDYLFSYLKTLKTRSNVILPDRAQVTMTVPFMRAYALHVVRVCHKRGAHAMGGMAAYIPIRTDPVANAVALERVRADKLREVTDGHDGTWVAHPGLVPVALEVFNEHMPGPNQISRVFDRPAPAAAELIAPSTGTITWGGLVGNIKVGVRYLESWLRGLGCVPLYNLMEDAATAEICRTQVWQWLYHGATLDDGRSITTEVFNTAFEQAMDEIASEVGEDKLKTGKFDRATTLFQELVTQEDFEEFLTLRAYDELEG from the coding sequence ATGTCAGAAGATCCCGGCGCATCGCTTGTCGTGTCAGCACCGCACAACGAGTTCAACCGCGAATTCCTCACCCCGGATGCACTCAATTTTCTGACTCTCCTGGTGAGTACCTTTTCCGCCCGCCGCGATGCCCTTCTCGAAGCCCGTCACGAACGCCAGTCCCGTTTCGATGCCGGCGAAAACCCCGACTTCCTGCCGGAGACGGCCCATATCCGTGCCGATCCCTCCTGGCGGGTTGTGGAGCCCGTGCCGGACCTTATGGATCGCCGCGTCGAGATCACGGGGCCAACCGATCGCAAAATGGTCATCAATGCTCTGAACTCGGGCGCCTATTGCTTCATGGCCGATTTCGAAGACTCGAATACGCCGACATGGGAAAACATGATCGAGGGCCAGGCCAATCTACGTGACGCGATCCGCCGCACGATCCGTTTTGTGAGCGAAGAAGGCAAACGCTATGCCCTGAACAACCAGACCGCCACCCTGATTGTCAGGACGCGCGGCTGGCACCTTGATGAGCGTCATGTCACCTATGAAGGCAGGCCAATACCCGCCGCATTATTTGACTTTGGCCTGTATTTCTTCCATAACGCAAAGATACTTCTTCAGCGCGGCAGCGGCCCCTACTTCTACCTGCCTAAACTCCAGAGCCACCTCGAAGCGCGCCTGTGGAACGACATCTTCGTCTTGGCAGAGGATGCGCTCGGTGTCCCCCAAAGCAGCATTCGCGCCACGGTTCTGATTGAAACCCTGCCGGCCGCCTTCGAGGCCGAAGAAATTCTCTACGAACTGCGCGATCACAGTGCCGGACTCAACTGCGGTCGCTGGGATTACCTGTTCAGCTATCTCAAAACCCTGAAGACGCGCTCGAATGTCATACTTCCCGACCGCGCTCAGGTCACGATGACAGTACCTTTCATGCGCGCCTACGCGCTTCACGTCGTGCGGGTCTGCCACAAGCGCGGTGCGCACGCGATGGGAGGAATGGCGGCCTATATTCCGATCCGCACCGATCCGGTGGCAAATGCCGTTGCGCTGGAGCGTGTTCGCGCCGACAAGCTTCGCGAAGTGACCGACGGGCATGACGGGACATGGGTTGCCCACCCGGGTCTGGTACCTGTTGCGCTGGAGGTTTTCAACGAGCACATGCCCGGTCCCAATCAGATTAGCCGGGTATTCGACCGGCCTGCACCTGCCGCCGCAGAACTGATCGCGCCGAGTACCGGGACGATCACCTGGGGTGGATTGGTCGGAAACATCAAGGTTGGCGTACGCTACCTGGAGTCATGGTTGCGCGGTCTCGGCTGTGTGCCGCTCTATAACCTGATGGAAGACGCGGCGACCGCCGAGATCTGCCGCACGCAGGTGTGGCAGTGGCTCTATCACGGCGCAACTCTGGACGACGGACGCTCGATTACCACGGAAGTCTTCAACACGGCTTTCGAGCAGGCGATGGACGAGATCGCGTCGGAGGTTGGTGAAGATAAGCTCAAGACAGGAAAATTCGATCGCGCGACAACCCTGTTTCAAGAGTTGGTGACGCAGGAAGACTTCGAGGAGTTCCTGACGCTCAGAGCCTACGACGAACTGGAAGGATAG
- a CDS encoding CHAP domain-containing protein gives MNEELAVKLSDLRAAAEAMRSGTAAIRASVDAARGEISALAAHINPQVTPSFSQLVYSGRLVELTDTLGRLALQLMRTADDVDSAARWQGPPLGILWDRIGSRVRVGASAERADPALASYTLGSYISPANRPLYDTLLDDQTALANERATIAELVDARERAANDSATLRDRLRVYGETNIASVPRVQVLDRQIAEYDRDIRAGEGRVEALESRIDSATRRLIAVNPADSADVYLIRQLEGGESAPYVLSNTRDCVNYIASRVPIPGELAANAHLWDQRAAEYPQFGIRTGDIPLPGAILVMEADHPYADDRYGHVMLVERIDSAGGVWITDNNHSTPTRLSDLTSVTTGEKVKYLYLPWFTKA, from the coding sequence ATGAATGAAGAACTTGCCGTCAAACTGAGCGACCTCCGTGCGGCTGCCGAAGCAATGCGCAGCGGTACGGCGGCGATACGCGCCTCGGTGGACGCGGCCCGCGGAGAGATTTCCGCATTGGCGGCACACATCAATCCACAAGTTACGCCTTCCTTCAGCCAACTGGTCTACAGCGGTAGGCTGGTCGAGCTTACCGACACTCTGGGCCGGCTGGCGCTGCAGTTGATGCGCACCGCCGACGATGTCGACTCCGCTGCGCGCTGGCAAGGACCGCCGCTCGGCATCCTGTGGGACAGAATCGGCTCGCGCGTCCGGGTTGGAGCCTCAGCCGAGCGCGCTGATCCCGCACTCGCCAGCTACACGCTGGGCAGTTACATCTCGCCAGCCAACCGCCCGCTTTACGACACACTGCTTGATGACCAAACGGCACTGGCAAACGAACGAGCAACGATTGCAGAGCTAGTCGACGCGCGCGAAAGGGCGGCAAACGACTCCGCGACGCTGCGCGACCGTCTGCGCGTTTATGGAGAGACGAACATCGCGTCCGTGCCACGCGTACAGGTACTCGACCGGCAAATTGCGGAATACGATCGCGACATTCGCGCTGGCGAGGGCCGCGTCGAAGCGCTGGAATCGCGCATCGACAGCGCCACACGGCGGCTGATTGCCGTCAATCCTGCCGATAGTGCCGATGTCTATCTGATCCGTCAGCTCGAAGGCGGAGAATCGGCCCCCTATGTGCTCTCGAACACACGCGATTGCGTCAACTACATCGCCAGCCGCGTCCCAATTCCCGGCGAACTCGCGGCAAATGCACACCTGTGGGACCAACGCGCAGCAGAATACCCCCAGTTCGGAATCCGCACGGGCGATATTCCGCTTCCTGGCGCGATTCTGGTGATGGAGGCCGACCATCCCTACGCTGACGACCGCTATGGTCATGTCATGCTGGTGGAACGGATAGACTCAGCAGGCGGCGTGTGGATCACCGATAACAACCATTCGACGCCCACAAGACTGAGCGATCTGACGTCCGTGACAACTGGCGAAAAAGTGAAGTACCTTTACCTACCGTGGTTCACGAAAGCCTGA
- a CDS encoding winged helix-turn-helix transcriptional regulator yields the protein MEPRPAILYIGRLTARDAKQRVEALAKRYLIATADSGKAAQAAAVVQYPRLAIWDAASLRTHGDRALKALHEALPSTKLIRILSAGERASNGLCDVTLHLPISARKLSNQIEKLLKQPTDETLSAGPFMMQIQRRLLTINGHESQLNPKLASLFEVFLRHPNITVDRAMLMSVVWQTDYVGDTRTLDVHISKVRDLLKAAGANDHLRTVRGVGYRLEVAESGAKS from the coding sequence ATGGAGCCCCGACCGGCTATTTTGTACATTGGCCGTCTTACTGCGAGAGATGCCAAACAGAGAGTCGAGGCCCTTGCCAAACGCTATTTAATTGCCACGGCGGATAGCGGAAAGGCCGCCCAGGCTGCCGCAGTCGTTCAGTATCCGCGCCTGGCGATCTGGGATGCCGCGAGTCTCCGCACCCACGGCGACCGCGCGCTTAAAGCCCTGCACGAGGCTTTGCCGTCTACTAAACTCATCCGCATTCTGTCGGCAGGGGAACGCGCCTCGAACGGATTGTGCGACGTGACTCTTCACCTGCCAATCAGCGCGCGCAAGCTGAGCAATCAAATTGAGAAACTGCTCAAGCAGCCCACCGACGAAACTCTCAGTGCCGGCCCCTTCATGATGCAGATACAGCGTCGTCTGCTCACCATCAACGGCCACGAGTCCCAGCTCAATCCGAAACTAGCATCCCTTTTTGAAGTATTCCTGCGTCACCCCAATATCACCGTGGATCGCGCGATGCTGATGAGCGTCGTCTGGCAAACAGATTATGTTGGGGACACGCGTACGCTGGACGTTCACATCAGTAAAGTACGCGACTTATTGAAGGCGGCGGGCGCCAACGATCATCTGCGTACGGTACGCGGCGTGGGATACCGGTTGGAAGTCGCCGAGAGCGGCGCCAAGTCCTGA
- a CDS encoding 30S ribosomal protein S20 encodes MANHKSALKRIRQTAKRRIENRTFRNRARTFVKKARTTIKASGSAAPSVEAVREAVRDLDKAASRGVIHPRNAARRKSRLMKLLAAQAASK; translated from the coding sequence ATGGCGAATCATAAATCCGCCCTGAAGCGCATCCGTCAGACGGCAAAGCGCCGCATTGAAAACCGCACGTTCCGCAACCGCGCCCGTACTTTCGTCAAGAAGGCGCGCACGACGATCAAGGCCAGCGGTTCTGCTGCGCCGTCGGTCGAAGCTGTTCGTGAGGCCGTTCGCGATCTGGACAAGGCCGCAAGCCGCGGCGTGATCCATCCCCGCAACGCTGCGCGTCGCAAGAGCCGGTTGATGAAGCTGCTGGCTGCGCAGGCCGCCTCCAAGTAG